One Motilibacter rhizosphaerae genomic window, GCAGGGACTGCCCAGGGTTCGGTTGACACGGGTGGGTGGGGGCGGTCACGCCGCTGGCGCGACTTGAAGCAGTGTCTCGTATTCGATGGGGGTGAGTCTGCCGAGCCGGTCCTGACGTCGTCGGCGGTGGTAGGTGGTCTCGATCCAGGTGACGATGGCGAGGCGGAGCTGCTCGCGGGTCTGCCAGCGGCGCCGGTTGAGGACGTTCTTCTGAAGCAGCGCGAAGAACGACTCCATGGCGGCGTTGTCCGCGCAGGTGCCGACCCGACCCATCGAGCCGCGAAGCCCGCCGGCGGTGAGGGCGCGGACGAAGGCGTGGGAGCGGAACTGACCAGGCTCAACCGGTCGTTGCAACACCTGCCTGTTGCAGCGACTGTAGGCGCTCGTCGAGGACCTCGGCGGGTGTCTTCCAGCCGAGGACCTGTCGGGGCCTGCTGTTGATCGCTGTCTGGACGGCGAGGAGGTCGTCCCGGTTCCAGCGGGACAGGTCGGTGCCCTTGGGGAAGTACTGCCGGAGCAGGCCGTTGGTGTTCTCGTTCGTGCCACGCTGCCAGGGCGAGTGGGGGTCCGCGAAGTAGACCGCCATGCCGGTGGCGATGGTGAACTGCGCGTGCGCAGCGAGCTCTTTGCCCCGGTCCCAGGTCAGCGACCGCAGCAGATCCGAGGGCATGCTGGCGACCGCGGCCTGCAGGGCGGTGTTCATCGCGACGGCGCCGTAGCCGGCGAGAGCGGGCCCGTTCTTCACCGGCGCGACGAGCCCGTAGCCCTCGAGGCGCGGCAGGTGCACGAGCAGCAGGTAGCGGCTGGTGCGTTCGACGACCGTTCCGATGGCCGAGCGGTTCAGCCCGATGATGAGGTCGCCTTCCCAATGGCCCGGGACCGCCCGGTCCTCGGCCTCCGCCGGCCGCTCGCTGATCACGACCTCTGCGGTGACGTGGCCCTGGGGCTTGTTGCGCGAGCGTTCCCGAGGCTTGCGCAACGCCCGCCCGGTGCGCAGGCAGGCCACCAGCTCCCGCTTCAGCGCGCCGCGTCCCTCGATGAAGAGTGCCTGGTAGATCGCCTCATGACTGATGCGCATGCCCTCATCGTCAGGGAAGTCCACGACGAGGCGTGCGGAGATCTGCTGCGGGCTCCACGCGCTCGCCCAGCGACGGTCCGCGCGGCGCGGCTTGTTCAGCCCCGTCCAGGTGGTCAGCGGGCCGGCGGCGACGGTCCCGTCCGGGCGTTGCAGCTGCCCGGAGAGCCGCTCCTGCACGTACTCCTTCAACCGCGGGTTGCTCACCAGCTTGGCTGGCTTTGGGCGCCGCGCCGCAGCTTCGGCCTTCCACTGCGCGACCGATGCCCGGTACTCGGGCGTGTGCCCGCGGGTGGCGGCGTTGCGCCGCAACTCCCGCGAGACCGTTCCCGGGTCCCGCTGGAGACAGCGAGCGATCGCGCGGACCCCAAGCCCCTGCGCCTTGAGGACCGCGAGCTCCTCACGCTCGGCGAGGCACAGGTAGCGGCCGGACGGCTCGGCCAGGCTCAGCGGCGGCATCCCGCCAGCCTCGCGAAACCAGCGCGCACCGACCGGCGTGGACACGCCGACACCGCGCGACGCGTCCTCGCTGCTCTTGCCCTGTCCGATCAGTCGCCAGAACGCCCGCTCCACCTCCCGCGCGGGAGACGGCCGGCCCGGTGACCTC contains:
- a CDS encoding IS30 family transposase; this encodes MRSPGRPSPAREVERAFWRLIGQGKSSEDASRGVGVSTPVGARWFREAGGMPPLSLAEPSGRYLCLAEREELAVLKAQGLGVRAIARCLQRDPGTVSRELRRNAATRGHTPEYRASVAQWKAEAAARRPKPAKLVSNPRLKEYVQERLSGQLQRPDGTVAAGPLTTWTGLNKPRRADRRWASAWSPQQISARLVVDFPDDEGMRISHEAIYQALFIEGRGALKRELVACLRTGRALRKPRERSRNKPQGHVTAEVVISERPAEAEDRAVPGHWEGDLIIGLNRSAIGTVVERTSRYLLLVHLPRLEGYGLVAPVKNGPALAGYGAVAMNTALQAAVASMPSDLLRSLTWDRGKELAAHAQFTIATGMAVYFADPHSPWQRGTNENTNGLLRQYFPKGTDLSRWNRDDLLAVQTAINSRPRQVLGWKTPAEVLDERLQSLQQAGVATTG